In Xiphophorus maculatus strain JP 163 A chromosome 18, X_maculatus-5.0-male, whole genome shotgun sequence, a single genomic region encodes these proteins:
- the LOC111612066 gene encoding growth hormone secretagogue receptor type 1-like, with the protein MSNNTSVVGGKISMRKMNDQVIIVQILVGIFLCINSMLIATFFTKEIFYTNMRYILFVTTLFSDSVYLIISNLLLNLSYFAVPVQSWSCIFFCLLSSLCNYVTPLTLTAMSLERYVAVCMPLRHAELCTAGRALQGILIIHSLSIIPYIVVLIIFFSSVTFSFFTQHIICSMDALILHRWQGHVRSAISQFYFLIMCILIAFSYVQIIKVAKAASGNNKESTQKGLRTVIFHAFQLLLCLIQLWTPFIEAAVLQTNFSLPVYTNIRYINYILFNLSSRCLSPLIYGLRDETFLLALKHWLFCCPFKANMFKL; encoded by the coding sequence ATGAGTAACAACACCTCTGTTGTTGGTGGTAAAATTTCAATGCGAAAGATGAATGATCAGGTGATAATTGTACAGATTCTGGTGGgtatttttctttgcatcaaCTCCATGCTGATTGCAACCTTTTTCACTAAGGAAATCTTCTACACAAACATGCGCTACATTTTATTCGTCACCACACTATTTTCTGATTCTGTATATTTAATCATCTCAAATTTGCTGCTgaatttgagctattttgctGTTCCTGTACAATCATGgtcatgtattttcttttgcctcCTGTCGTCTTTGTGTAATTATGTCACTCCTCTGACTCTGACAGCGATGAGCCTGGAGCGCTATGTGGCTGTCTGCATGCCACTGCGTCATGCAGAGCTGTGCACTGCAGGCAGAGCCCTGCAGGGCATCCTCATCATTCACAGCCTCAGCATCATACCCTACATTGTGGTTCTTATAATCTTCTTTTCTTCAGTCACCTTTAGCTTCTTCACACAACACATCATCTGCTCTATGGATGCTTTAATTTTGCACAGGTGGCAGGGTCATGTAAGGTCTGCGATCAGTCAGTTTTACTTCCTGATCATGTGTATCCTCATCGCTTTCTCCTatgttcaaataataaaagtggCCAAAGCTGCATCTGGAAACAACAAAGAGTCGACACAAAAAGGACTCAGAACTGTGATCTTCCATGCTTTCCAGCTGTTGCTCTGTCTCATCCAGCTGTGGACCCCTTTCATTGAAGCTGCTGTACTTCAGACTAATTTCAGTTTACCGGTATATACAAACATCCGATACATTAACTATATTCTGTTTAATCTTTCTTCTCGATGCCTGAGTCCTCTTATCTACGGCCTGAGAGACGAAACGTTTCTACTTGCGCTGAAACACTGGCTGTTCTGCTGCCCATTCAAGGCCAACATGTTTAAACTGTGA